The nucleotide window CTTGATAGCAATCACCCTTACAGATCTATTGATCTCGCTGGTGCTGGCGCACCTCGTTTGCGATTTCACTCTTCAGTCTGATCGGATGGCGCTCGAGAAAGTGCCGGGGAACGATGTCACCCTCAATTGGCGCTGGTGGCTGATTGCTCATTCCGCTACCCATGGCTTGGCCGTTGCCCTGATCACGGGCATTCCTTTGTTGGGACTGGCTGAGCTGATTTTGCACGCCATCATTGATTGGCTGAAGTCCTGTCTTCGCTTCTCCCTTGCCTGCGACCAGGCTCTGCATTTCGCCTGCAAGCTTGTCTGGGCCTCTCTGGTCATTCTGCTCTGAATTATGTCCGCGCTCACGCCTGAGGATCTCGGGGCCATGCCCCTGTTCGCTGAGCTGGTCGAAGAACAGTGCATTCTCCTGCTGGATCGGCATCGGGAGACCAGCCACCAGGTGGATCAGGTGATCGTGATGGAACAGGACTGGGGTGAGTCGTTGTTCTTGATTCGTGACGGGGTGGCCAAGGTGCGCACCTACACCGCCGATGGTGATGAGGTGATCATGTCGCTTCTAGGTCCAGGCGATGTGTTCGGCGAAATGGCCGCTCTCGATGGAGCTTCGCGTTCGGCCGATGTGGTGTCGCTCACGCCGTTGCATCTGCTCAAGATGCGGTCGGCGCCTTTTGCGTCTTTGCTCGGACAGCAGGCCTCGTTTGCTCTCGCATTGGCGCGATTAGAGGCGTCTCGTCTGCGTGATCTCAATCAGCGCTTTGCGCTTCAGAGTGCCGATGCCACCACCCGCCTGCTTGATGCCTTGGCTTATCTCGCCCGCAAAAGTTCGGCTGGGCAGGACCCGCAAGGTGAGATCCCGCCACTGGCCCAACGGGAGATTGCTCTGCTGGCTGGACTGGCCAGGGAGACGGCCTCCCGCACTCTGAGCAAGCTGCGCAATCGTGGCACTGTGGTTGAAGCGGATGGGCGGCTTCGTATCGCTGATCTGCAGCCATTGATTAAACGTGGATTGCTGCCTGGATGAGACTTCAGGCCTGTCGGTAGGTGCTCTGTTGCAGCTCATATGAAGCGTTCAATGTCGAGACAGGCCTTCAATGGCGGGCCTCAGCTCGACAAGTGTCAAAGCGCAGACCAGTTCCTCGATATCACGACCGAGTGGATGATGCAGGCGATTGCCAATGTGTGGATCAGAATGTGAGAGGAAAGTGAGGATGTTTCAAGCAAAAAGGGGGGCAAAGCCCCCCTTTTGAAGTGTATGGATTGAGAGTTGGTAAGGATTACCAGAGTCCAACTTCGCTGCGGACATTGGTTCTGACGTTATTGGTTCTCTGGTTGTTCCAGCGCTGGTTGTTGGTGTGCTGATTGCTGTAGCGCTGATTGTTCCAGCGTTGGTTGTTGGTGTGGCGGTTGTAGCGTTGATTCTGGTTGAAGGCGTTGTTGTAGCGGCGGTTGTCGTAGCGGCGATTGTCTTGATTGTAAGAACCGACGGCAGAGCCGTTGTAGGAGCCAACGGTGTTTCCAGAGTTGTATGTGTTTCCAGAGTTGATGCCACCGACGGAGTTTCCGTGACCGCAGATGGTGCCTGTACCAGAGCATCCACTGCCAGCATTTTGTGCGAGGCCTGCCATGGGTGAGCCGGCGAGCCCGAGTGTGGAGAGAGCGACGGCGAGAGCGATTGATTTAATCATGATGGAGCTGTTGTGAGGAGAAAGTCATCAGGGCTCGTTGTCCTGATGTTTTCAGTGTGTTTGTTTTAGATGTGTATTCTTGTGATTTGAGTTGTGTTGATGAGTGATGTTGGTCACAGGTTGTAAGGCAATAAAAAAGTCCTCCTTGTGTGGGAAGGAGGACGTGTTGTTGTCTGAGCTGAGGTGNNNNNNNNNNNNNNNNNNNNNNNNNNNNNNNNNNNNNNNNNNNNNNNNNNNNNNNNNNNNNNNNNNNNNNNNNNNNNNNNNNNNNNNNNNNNNNNNNNNNNNNNNNNNNNNNNNNNNNNNNNNNNNNNNNNNNNNNNNNNNNNNNNNNNNNNNNNNNNNNNNNNNNNNNNNNNNNNNNNNNNNNNNNNNNNNNNNNNNNNNNNNNNNNNNNNNNNNNNNNNNNNNNNNNNNNNNNNNNNNNNNNNNNNNNNNNNNNNNNNNNNNNNNNNNNNNNNNNNNNNNNNNNNNNNNNNNNNNNNNNNNNNNNNNNNNNNNNNNNNNNNNNNNNNNNNNNNNNNNNNNNNNNNNNNNNNNNNNNNNNNNNNNNNNNNNNNNNNNNNNNNNNNNNNNNNNNNNNNNNNNNNNNNNNNNNNNNNNNNNNNNNNNNNNNNNNNNNNNNNNNNNNNNNNNNNNNNNNNNNNNNNNNNNNNNNNNNNNNNNNNNNNNNNNNNNNNNNNNNNNNNNNNNNNNNNNNNNNNNNNNNNNNNNNNNNNNNNNNNNNNNNNNNNNNNNNNNNNNNNNNNNNNNNNNNNNNNNNNNNNNNNNNNNNNNNNNNNNNNNNNNNNNNNNNNNNNNNNNNNNNNNNNNNNNNNNNNNNNNNNNNNNNNNNNNNNNNNNNNNNNNNNNNNNNNNNNNNNNNNNNNNNNNNNNNNNNNNNNNNNNNNNNNNNNNNNNNNNNNNNNNNNNNNNNNNNNNNNNNNNNNNNNNNNNNNNNNNNNNNNNNNNNNNNNNNNNNNNNNNNNNNNNNNNNNNNNNNNNNNNNNNNNNNNNNNNNNNNNNNNNNNNNNNNNNNNNNNNNNNNNNNNNNNNNNNNNNNNNNNNNNNNNNNNNNNNNNNNNNNNNNNNNNNNNNNNNNNNNNNNNNNNNNNNNNNNNNNNNNNNNNNNNNNNNNNNNNNNNNNNNNNNNNNNNNNNNNNNNNNNNNNNNNNNNNNNNNNNNNNNNNNNNNNNNNNNNNNNNNNNNNNNNNNNNNNNNNNNNNNNNNNNNNNNNNNNNNNNNNNNNNNNNNNNNNNNNNNNNNNNNNNNNNNNNNNNNNNNNNNNNNNNNNNNNNNNNNNNNNNNNNNNNNNNNNNNNNNNNNNNNNNNNNNNNNNNNNNNNNNNNNNNNNNNNNNNNNNNNNNNNNNNNNNNNNNNNNNNNNNNNNNNNNNNNNNNNNNNNNNNNNNNNNNNNNNNNNNNNNNNNNNNNNNNNNNNNNNNNNNNNNNNNNNNNNNNNNNNNNNNNNNNNNNNNNNNNNNNNNNNNNNNNNNNNNNNNNNNNNNNNNNNNNNNNNNNNNNNNNNNNNNNNNNNNNNNNNNNNNNNNNNNNNNNNNNNNNNNNNNNNNNNNNNNNNNNNNNNNNNNNNNNNNNNNNNNNNNNNNNNNNNNNNNNNNNNNNNNNNNNNNNNNNNNNNNNNNNNNNNNNNNNNNNNNNNNNNNNNNNNNNNNNNNNNNNNNNNNNNNNNNNNNNNNNNNNNNNNNNNNNNNNNNNNNNNNNNNNNNNNNNNNNNNNNNNNNNNNNNNNNNNNNNNNNNNNNNNNNNNNNNNNNNNNNNNNNNNNNNNNNNNNNNNNNNNNNNNNNNNNNNNNNNNNNNNNNNNNNNNNNNNNNNNNNNNNNNNNNNNNNNNNNNNNNNNNNNNNNNNNNNNNNNNNNNNNNNNNNNNNNNNNNNNNNNNNNNNNNNNNNNNNNNNNNNNNNNNNNNNNNNNNNNNNNNNNNNNNNNNNNNNNNNNNNNNNNNNNNNNNNNNNNNNNNNNNNNNNNNNNNNNNNNNNNNNNNNNNNNNNNNNNNNNNNNNNNNNNNNNNNNNNNNNNNNNNNNNNNNNNNNNNNNNNNNNNNNNNNNNNNNNNNNNNNNNNNNNNNNNNNNNNNNNNNNNNNNNNNNNNNNNNNNNNNNNNNNNNNNNNNNNNNNNNNNNNNNNNNNNNNNNNNNNNNNNNNNNNNNNNNNNNNNNNNNNNNNNNNNNNNNNNNNNNNNNNNNNNNNNNNNNNNNNNNNNNNNNNNNNNNNNNNNNNNNNNNNNNNNNNNNNNNNNNNNNNNNNNNNNNNNNNNNNNNNNNNNNNNNNNNNNNNNNNNNNNNNNNNNNNNNNNNNNNNNNNNNNNNNNNNNNNNNNNNNNNNNNNNNNNNNNNNNNNNNNNNNN belongs to Synechococcus sp. WH 7805 and includes:
- a CDS encoding DUF3307 domain-containing protein; translation: MGAKKHPQTITHQAELSVLALHAWRWSRSRHAGRFWLIRHRAYCRSVTNRRCLIAITLTDLLISLVLAHLVCDFTLQSDRMALEKVPGNDVTLNWRWWLIAHSATHGLAVALITGIPLLGLAELILHAIIDWLKSCLRFSLACDQALHFACKLVWASLVILL
- a CDS encoding Crp/Fnr family transcriptional regulator; this translates as MSALTPEDLGAMPLFAELVEEQCILLLDRHRETSHQVDQVIVMEQDWGESLFLIRDGVAKVRTYTADGDEVIMSLLGPGDVFGEMAALDGASRSADVVSLTPLHLLKMRSAPFASLLGQQASFALALARLEASRLRDLNQRFALQSADATTRLLDALAYLARKSSAGQDPQGEIPPLAQREIALLAGLARETASRTLSKLRNRGTVVEADGRLRIADLQPLIKRGLLPG